From the genome of Methanothrix soehngenii GP6:
TAATACCTACATTTAAAGAGTGCGATTTCCCTTTATGATCACTGCATATATATTTAATTCTGCTATCGCTAAATTCATCGATTATATCCTTGATATCTTCGCCACCATCGTTAACCACAATCAGATTCCAATTTTGGTATGTTTGATATATCACGCTCTCTATTGCCCTTCGAATCGATCCTCTGCCATTGAACGTGGGCATGATAATATCTATTTTATTTTTTTTCTTTCTTTTTTTATCATGCTTGTGGACAAAGATACTGCAAACATGCCATTTTTCAGATGGCAAATCATGCCATGTTACCTTCCTGGTATACTGCATGAGCTCAGCATTAATTACTTCTTTAGAGATGGATTTAGCATTTTCTCCGCTTGAGATACGATCCCAATTTTCAGCTAAAACAATTATTCTACCGCCATTTTTAATGACTCTAACAGCTTCCTCGAGAATTTTCTTTAGGTCAATTGCAGTATGCAACGCCTCTGCAATGATGGCGCTATCAAATGAGCTGTCGCGAAATGATAAATTTGTGCCCCCTGCAATCAGAAATTGAATTTTATTAGATATATTTGATCCGATTGTAGATCCATCATAAAAGGGTACACCTGCACCATTTGCATAGGTTCCAACGACATCAAATCCTATTTTTGCGCTTTCTAAACACAAACTACAATTTTCTTTGCATCCCAGGATCAGAACTCTCTGGCCTTCGATTAGGTGCGATAGTAGATGGATATAGGCGGATTCAGATTCGTCCATCTTCTGAGCAGATCTATTAATCTCTTGCATCTATATCAGCCTTTTATAGCTTTAAATGCCAGATATGCCTATGAAACGATGTATTTATATTTTGAAATAGAGAAATGGCTTTCCATACAGACATGCTAACCAAATCACCCCTAGATTTAACCAAAAATTCATCATAACCAGAATTACCATTATTATTTCTTGGCCAGCTTGAGGAACAACTAATAAGCCATGCTTTGCATCTTTTCCCTCTGAGAGATTATAGAATTCTACAATCATGCGATTTCCTATTTTCATTCGCTTAACCTTATCGAAGACTCTGCATAGATGCTAATATATCTTTCCCATGTGCATTCGCTCTAAAGACAATTCTTCGAATTATTCCTTCTAAGGGTAAAATGGCAACAATGATCGGTAGACAAAATTAAATTTTATTCGCTAAATCAAATGTGCCTGGAAGGCACAGTCCATCAAATCAAACAATAACTTTAAAACCCAGGAATTGAATAAAAAATGTGTGCATCCAGGGCTCTCGCCAAGGATACTTGGAGAAGATTAGATGGATAAAGTCTGGCTTGCTGTGTGTGCGATATTTCTCCTCTGCCTATCATTTAGGACAATGGATCTTGGAACTGGCCTCACTACAGATGAGATATTGTGGATCGATAGGGCGCCGAGTTTCATTGAAGCAATATTATCGCATCAGTGGGATCAGACCTACAAAGTCCCACATCCTGGAGTGGTTACGATGTGGCTTTCTGGCATCTCTATTAAAATCTTTGATGGCTCTGGCTTTCCTGAAAAGCTATCATTTGCCAGGGCACCCACAGTTATGGTAACATCTTTATCAATCATATTGATATTTTATTTTATTCGAGTATTATTTAATACAAAGATCGCGCTCCTATCTGCCACATTGATCTCTTTAGACCCATTTTTATTAGCCCATTCAAGGCTGATCCATTTAGATGCTATGCTCACCACATTTATGCTTCTGTGTCTATTGTCTCTGATGTCATTTCTTAAAAAGCCAAGAAAAGAATTTTTGATAATGACTGGAATCTTTTTAGGCCTTGCGATTCTGACGAAGATGCCGGCAATCTTCCTTCTGGCGTTTATGCCATTTGTTGTCTTCTTTTTATCAAATGACACTATGGCAAAGTCATTTAATTATGTAATATTCATTATCATACTTGCAGCAATGACTTTCTTTCTGTTTTGGCCAGCCATGTGGGTCAGTCCAATCGATACACTAATGAAAATGGCATTCGATCAGCAAAGTGGATTGGATATCGTAGTCAAGAACCCTCATGGCAGCGGTTTTTTTTTGGGAAGAATTGATGACGGCAGTCATGGACCTCTATTCTATCCGGTTTCATTCTTAATGATGGAAACTCCAATCACTCTTCTGTTCCTGCCAATATTTCTGGTTATGTTCATAAAAAAATTATTTAAAAATGGCTTAGATTATGTTAATAAAAATTTGATTGTACTCTGCCTATACATTATACTTTTCGCTGCGCAAATGATCTTAAGCTTAAAGGCCTTTCCAAGATATATATTGCCTGTTTTTCCGGTTGTCGATATTATAGTGGCTATCGGAATGTATTGTTTTTTTAGAGTACATATAAATAAGAAATCTGTATTCTATTTGCTGATGAGCGGCATAATTCTTGTTCATTTGGTACTAATCATACCAATATCTCCATATTTCTTGTCTTACACCAATCCAGTTATATTTGGGGGGCCGAGCAATGCGCCAAATATGATTTTGATGGGATGGGGAGAAGGTAATGACTTGGCAGCGAATTATCTAAATCAAAAGCCAGACGCACAGAACCTTACCGTTGCGGTCGATTATTATGGTTTTGATCAATACTTCATCGGTAAGACTACCTCATTAAATGAGAGTGTCGATTTCATTGGCGGCGTAGACTACATAGTATTCTATATTTCTGCGTTACAAAGAAACTGGAGTATGGCTGCTTGGGACTATTATAAGACGAAGGAACCAGAAATGGCTATCGAACTGAATGGAATTGATTATTGCTACATATATAAAACCAGCAAGCAATAGGGACTTTATCTAATTAAGCTCTTCCCAATCTAAATCCATTCCCAGCATTTGCCCGATATCATTCTCAAAAGGCCACAACACAGTTTCGCCTAAACTACTCTCTCCACCAGATAGTTTTTCCTCCCATTCTGGCCATAGTATATCTTGACCATTATGTCCGCCAGGATTCCTGTGGTTATGAACTGCACCCCCATTATGGCCATCAGTATGGAGGAGATGAATAGCGGCCTGTCTGCCAGCTGTGCCCCAAAGATCATCTTCTCGGCGACAAGATAAGTGACAACAATGCCACCAACCGCTGCCAGGATCCCCCCCAAAATTCCGAATATATGCACCGGCCTGAATGAATATCTCTGCCAGAATGCCACCACTACCAGATCAAAAAATCCTCTGGTCAGCCGCCTCCAATTGTACTTGGTCTGGCCGCGATACCTCTCATGATGAACCACCTTATGCTCATCCACCTTGAATCCCCGCCAGGTGAGAAGAGCGGGAATGTAGCGATGCATCTCTCCATAAAGGTCCAGATCCCTGACGCTCTCCTTCCGGTATACGCGCAATGTGCAACCCGAGTCGTGAATGGACTCGCCGGTCAGATTTCTTCTCAGGCCATTGGCAAATCGCGACAGGATCTTCTTGTGAAACTTATCCTGCCTCTGATAACGCCAGCCACAAACCACATCCAGATCTAAATCGTTCAGCTTCTTTACCATATCTGGGATGTCCTGAGGATCATTCTGCAGATCAGCATCAAGAGTCGCTATAATCTCACCCTGCGCATAATCAAAGCCAGCATGAATCGCCGCCGTCTGCCCGAAGTTCCGCCGGAATTTCACTATTTTGATGCTTTCATTATTTTTTTTAATTTCCAGGAGCCTGGCATAAGATCCATCCGTAGATCCATCATCGATGAAAAGCACTTCATAGCTCTCTCTCATGGAATCCAGGACATCGATAAGCCTCCTGTAAAGCTCCTGGATATTCTCTTCTTCATTATATAATGGAATAACAATTGAAATCATGGGCACGCCTTTCAACCTTTTGCTCCCGGAGAATTCCTCGTTGTGAGCCATTTTATATATCTCTTGAGGCCTTCCTCGATGCCCACCTTGGAGGACCATCCCAATTTCACCTTAGCCCTATCAGTATTGGCCCAGGTATGCTGGGCATCACCCCTGGCATCCTCGCGGAAGACAATCTTCGAGCGGCTCCCTGTAAGCTGGATTATGAGCTCTGCCAGCTCTTTGACGCTAATTCTGTGCCCGCTGCCGATATTGAAGACGCCCCTATTGCATTTCATTGCCAGAGCATTGGCACAGACTACATCATCGATATAGGTAAAATCCCTAGTCTTCTCCCCTGGCCCGAAGATCTCCAGGGGCAGGTCCTGCAGCGCCCTGTTGGCGAAGATGCTTATTGCCAGATCAGGCCTCATCCTCGGCCCATAGACGGTGAAGTATCTCAAGGATACCGTCTCCAGGCCGTAAATCTCACTGAATATCCGGCAGTATTCCTCGGCCATCAGCTTCGAGAGGCCATATGGGGAGACCGGCACCCTGGGATGAGACTCATCAAAGGGGAGGTACTTAACCTTTCCATAAATGGAGGAGGATGAAGCATATACAAGCCTCTTAACGCCGCAATCAAGAGCTGCCTGGAGGATATTCAATGTTCCCATAGTGTTGATCTCATGCACTTTGATCGGATCTTTCACCGATGCCCTAACTCCAGCTTGAGCCGCCAGATGGAAGACGCAATCCGCACCATTGAGCGCCTTATGCACCATATCACGATCCAGGATATCTCCTTTCAGGAGGGTGAAATTCTCCTTGTTCTTAAATCGAGTCACATTGTCTCGCTTTATCGCAGGATCATAATAATTATCGAAATTGTCCAGGCACAGGACATCATGCCCATCATTAATGAATCGTTCTACTAGGTATGAGCCGATAAAGCCCGCCCCGCCTGTTACTACAATAGAGTTGCCCATTCTCCTACCAAGATCAGAAAGCGTCTCTACGTATTTAAGGATAGTCGGAAAAGGATATCTAACACGCCCATCCTGAAAGTAATTATATGTAATTTAAGGGGTGCCTTGGATTAATCAAAAAATGTACGAAGAGGATGGTCGTTCATCTAAAAGAGATACACCGATTCCTAGTGAATAGGCCCTCCGAATCACGATTTTTTGTTTTTCATCGGGAACAGCGAAGAGCCTCTATCTTGTCTTTGGTCTGAGGACGTTAATGCCTCCATATTCTACGAAGGACTATAACCACAGCTACAGCTAGGGTCTAAGCAGAGGAGGGGATTCATCTTCAACAGGTAAGGAATACCCTCAAAGATACTTTTATGTGGAAAACTATCTAATTCTGGATGGATAACTCTTTTAAAGTACCTGCTTAAGAACCTATATAGGCTGTCCGCATTGTACTCTATTTTATGCGCAGACCAATCAGGAGAGAAATTGATCTTGGGAGCGCCGCACGGAGTAGAAAATAGCATGAAACCGCAATGGTTCACAATGTTCTCCAAAGTGATTTCTCTATGAGGTATGTGTTCCAGTGTGTCAAAAGAGATGATGCAATCATAGTCTCCCAGATCCCATTTCATGAGGTCTCCCAGGATGAAGCGCAAATTCGGGGCCTGATAAGCACTCCTGGCATAGTTAATCGCGTTGAGATCATAATCAGCACCTATGATTTGAGAGTCGGGCAACGCCTGGGCAATCATTTTGCTGCCATAGCCTGCGCCACAGGCGATGTCTATTAAAGTCTTTGGCTGCATGTCTTTTAGGACGGCTACAGCCCATTTATAGCGGATTAAGTGATGGACACCGAGCAGGCTATTTTCTGCCAAGTATTCTCTTATGCTTTTTTGTGGAACAAAATAATCGCTCATTTAGACCACCAACCGCGGCTACATGTGCCATGTGACCTCTACCCAGCAACTTCTCTATCGATCCTCATATAAACGCCGATCGCTGCCCCGCCACTATCGCCCGACGCTCCAGGATAAAATCGCAAGGCATTCCGGCTCGCCTGAAGTGAGTCATAAACCAACGGCGGCAACAGTGCAGGCCGAACTTATCTGCCAGCTTCATGTGTCACCAGTTAAGCCCACCATTGGAGTGAACCCCTGATAGTAGACAGGAAGTTAAGCAACGGTATTTAAAACAACCTCCAATTCGAACTGATCCGGAGACATGTAATCCAGTGCCGAATGCAGTCTCTTCTTGCTGTAAACCTTCTCAATGAAATGCCAAATGTATTCATAGGCATCTTCAAATGTTCCGTATTCATTAAGAGGCACAGGACATCATCCCCTCATTGGAGTTTCAGAACTCCTCCACGTATATAAAAGTAGTCAAAATGGGGATAGCAAAATAGACAAGCCATAGCAATGAGTGCCTACACTTGACCTGATCAGGGTCTCAACCAGAGATCCAACAGGATTTATTATCCAGAAGGCGAAAGGCAGTAAATATGGCGGGTGCCCAAAGCATGCCTCACTTAGCAGATGGATCTCTGGTAGATCATCTCATTATGGTCGACGAATTTGAAGCAAGAGATTTCCGCTGGAAGAATCTGCGTCTTTTAGTGAAAGAGCATCTCGACCGCTCCCTGAAAGGAGAGAAGTCTAGCATAAAGATCCTTGATCTAGGATGTGGTACCGGGCATTTAGCTCTGGATCTCATCCGAGAGGGATATCATGTCTCTGCTGCAGATGTCTCAAAGGAGCTGGTGAACTTTGCCAATCGCAAAGCTCAGGAGGCAGGATTCGAGCTGAATGCCGTCCAGAGGGATATTCAGGAGCTGCTGTATAGAGATGCTTTTGATGCTGTCGTCTGCCTGGATGTGCTGGAACATGTTGGAGATGACCGCCTTGCCCTGGCAAATATCTATCAGGCTCTCAGATCCGGCGGGATCATGATATGCGCCGTGCCGGCATTGAGCGCCCTATATGGAAAGAGGGATGAGCGCATAGGCCACTACCGGAGATACGACAGAGAGGTTCTCTTGCAGTTGATCAAATCAATGGGTTTTTCTATATGCGCAATCAGGTACTGGAACAGCCTTGGCCTGTTAATGGTGGCCATATTCGAGAAGATCCTTCGTAGGGAGGTCTATGAGAAGAACAGATATTCCCAATCATACCTGAATAGGTCCCTGAATGCTCTTTTAGATCGCTGGTTCGGCCTGGTTGAGAACCGGATTCATCCCCCGCTGGGCCTCACGCTAATAGCAGTGGTGAGAAAACCTAGCCATTCACCTGATCAGAGAAATGGCTAATATCAGGCTCGGCACCTATACGACTCAATGACATCAGCTGGTAGATAGCTCAACCTTCCTGGTCAGTCAGCTTTATCATCGCCAATCCATAAAATCCCAGCACCAGGTAATACGCCATTTGTACGATATAGTAGCCAAAAGCCGATATGATCGCCTGGTCGAGGGGAATTCCCAGGGGCAAGAAGACCAGGGTCCATAAGCCCTGGCTCGTTCCTAGTCCTGCGATTCCGTATATTGGCAGGAGGGTAGAGAGCACAGTGAAGGTCGAGCCCATAACAATTATCGGCATTGGAATGTCAAAGTGCATCCCCCTTATTACCAGAAAAACAACAAAAAAATTGGCTGCCCAGATGATAAACGAGGAAGCCAATATAAGAAGTGCAATTTTTGCATTTCTTAATTTCTGCATGGATTGAACCATCTCTTTCAGATTAGATATCAGATATATAGCAGTGGCATTTCTGGCCAATCCCATCCTATCCAGGGCGCAGGAGAATGAAATTGAGAGCCATTCTCCTCCATAAAAGAGCATCAATAACAGAATCAAGCAAAAGATCATAAAGAGGGATATGGGGATTAGGATGCTTTTCATCCCCCCCAGCCGATCGCCTATCATCCATGCCGAGGCCAGGAAGAGGGTGCCGATGGCAATGAAGTCGAAGATGCGGGATAAGATGAGGGTGGAGGCTCCGGTGATGGCATTCTTATTATGCAGCTTCTTGAGCATATAGATGTAAGACAGCTCTCCTGTTCTCATCGGCGCTAGATTGTTCATCATATTGTAGATACACACCAAGTTAAAGAGAGGGAAGAGCTTAATCTCCTGGTCCAATAAGATATGAAACCTCAGCGCTCTGAATATATTGCATAGCAAGTATAGAATAAAGCCGCCTGCCAGATATGAAGCATCGATGCCTTTGAGTGTGCTGATTATATCGTGCGGATCTATCTGAGACAGGAGCAGATAGAGCAATACTGCCGTGACTGTAGCTGCGGCAATCAGGGCTTGATTTTTCTTATCCATGTGCAAACAATGGACTGCACCCCTGATAATGGACAAATAGTTAAGCAATGGTATTGGACTGCACCCCTGATAATGGACAAATAGTTAAGCAATGGTATTTAAGGCAACCTCCACTTCGAACTGAACCGGAGATCTGTAATTGAGAGCTGAATGCAGCCTCTTATGGTTGTACACATTTTCAATAAAGTTGCATATGTTCCTGAATGCATCTTCAAATGTCTCATATTCATTGAGATATACCTCCTCGACCTTCAGTGTTTTTATAAAACTCTCAGCAAAAGCATTGTCATAAGGATTTCCTTTTCTCGACATGCTGATCTGGATGTCATGCGCCTTAAGACAGTCTACATAATCCTTGGACGCATACTGAACGCCTTGATCAGAATGATGAATAAGACCCTCAAGGGATTCCTTGGAACGGTTCTTCAATGCCTTTGCCAGAGCACTCATGGCCAGATCGCTTCTTATGCTCCTGCTCAGCTCCCACCCGATGCACTTTCTGCTGTAGAGATCCAGGATAACCGCGAGAAAGATATGCTCGTGCTGCAGCTGGACATAAGTGATATCAGAAGCCCATGCCTGGTTCAGTCCCGTGATTTCCCTGCCTTTTAGAAGGTTAGGATAGACCGGCAGACCATGAGTGGAATCGGTTGTTACCGGCTTGAACTTCTTCTTATAGCAAAGCAACTTCTCCTGGCGCATGAGCCTCAGCACGCGCTTATGGTTGACCGCATAGCCGCGATTTTGAAGTTCTGCTGTAATTCTCCTGTACCCGTAATAAGGAAACTCCAAAGCTATCTCTTGAATCTGGTTAACCAGATCCGAAGATTCGCTATTCTCCGCAGTGAACTTTTCGGACCGCTTCAACCACTCGTAGTAACCGCTGCGACTCACATCCAGCGCCAAGCAGGAGTGAGATATTGGCAACAGAAGGCCATCTGATTGAGCTTCCTGAATGATCATATGTCGTCCCTCAACATCGGCTTTCGTCTCTCCTCGCGGACCTTCTTCTGGGTCATGGCGAAGGCTTTTTTTAAAAGGTCAATTTCAGCATGAGCCTGGCCCAGAAGTCTCTCCAATTCTGCAATCTTCGCCTGATCTTTGTACTTGTTTCCGTTACCCATGAATGCTTTTTCGGGATTTTCAGCCAGCTCTGCCTTCCATCGGCAAGGAAGACTCGGATGGATGCCATATTCGCGGGCGATCTGAGCAAGTGGCTTGCCTGCCTCAAGTTCGGCTAATACTGATATCTTGAAGTCCCGGTCGTAACGCCGCCTGGTCTTCTTCATGCACTTCCCTCCATGAGTCGGCATTGCTTAACTTTTTGTCCACTCGGAGGGGTTCACTCCACAACGCTGTTCTTAGAATTCACCTTTAACTATTAAGAACCATTGACTCCATAGCGCTCTTATCAATTGGGGGTTTTCTTATCAATTTTATAGGACATCTTCAATCGAAAGAGCATAATTAAAATCAAACTGCGCGCGGCCACCTCATCTTAAAGGTAGGGGGAATTCATGACCCTCCGCGCACCCGATGTATCAAACACACATTTATCAAAAATATGGGGATCAAGTTCTGCCCGGAACTGACCCCCCATATGCCCCAATTCATGCCAAGCTCGCTGCCGTATAGCTCATGCACATCAGGTTGTTGTTCCTGGTGATCTGGCAGGTTCCTACAATGGGCTGATCCGACGTTATCGTAACCGAGCCCGAGCAATCAGATCCCACAAGGCCCCTCGGCCGGATAGCATTGACCCCGTGGGCAGGGATTATCTGATCTCCCCTGTACAAGAGATCGCCTTCCCTAGATCTTATTTCCAGTTCTATATTGGCATCAGCGGCAGTAGGATTCTGCAAGACCAGCCAGGACCGCCAGCCGTCTGGGTTGGCGGTGTCGGTGAAGTCCGGATAAGACAGCGTTGTTGAGACCTGGTCCATGGCATTGTAGCTCATGCACATCTCATTGCTGTTCCTGGTAATCTGGCAGGTGCCAATTATGGGCTGGTCAGATGTCACCACCACGGATCCCGCGCAGTCCGCGCCTGTTACACTCCTCGGTCTTATTGCCCCAACACCATGAGCAGGAATGATCTGGTTGCCAGAATAGAGTAAATTGCCCTCCCGTGACCAGATCTCCAGATTCAGATTGGCAGGAGAAGCAGATGGGTTTTGAATGACCAGCCAGGATCGCCAGCTGCTTGGATTGGCAGTATCTGTGAAGTCTGGATAGTAAAGCTCATTTGATCCTCTATCCGAGGCGGTGTAGCTCATGCACATTTTATTGCTGTTCCTGGTTATCTGGCAGGTGCCAGCGATCGGCTGGTCTGAGGTTATCGTGGCCGAGCCGGCACAGTCCGATCCCACTATGTTCCTGGGCCTGATGGCAGCAAC
Proteins encoded in this window:
- a CDS encoding lysylphosphatidylglycerol synthase transmembrane domain-containing protein — protein: MDKKNQALIAAATVTAVLLYLLLSQIDPHDIISTLKGIDASYLAGGFILYLLCNIFRALRFHILLDQEIKLFPLFNLVCIYNMMNNLAPMRTGELSYIYMLKKLHNKNAITGASTLILSRIFDFIAIGTLFLASAWMIGDRLGGMKSILIPISLFMIFCLILLLMLFYGGEWLSISFSCALDRMGLARNATAIYLISNLKEMVQSMQKLRNAKIALLILASSFIIWAANFFVVFLVIRGMHFDIPMPIIVMGSTFTVLSTLLPIYGIAGLGTSQGLWTLVFLPLGIPLDQAIISAFGYYIVQMAYYLVLGFYGLAMIKLTDQEG
- a CDS encoding glycosyltransferase family 2 protein; amino-acid sequence: MISIVIPLYNEEENIQELYRRLIDVLDSMRESYEVLFIDDGSTDGSYARLLEIKKNNESIKIVKFRRNFGQTAAIHAGFDYAQGEIIATLDADLQNDPQDIPDMVKKLNDLDLDVVCGWRYQRQDKFHKKILSRFANGLRRNLTGESIHDSGCTLRVYRKESVRDLDLYGEMHRYIPALLTWRGFKVDEHKVVHHERYRGQTKYNWRRLTRGFFDLVVVAFWQRYSFRPVHIFGILGGILAAVGGIVVTYLVAEKMIFGAQLADRPLFISSILMAIMGVQFITTGILADIMVKIYYGQNGRKNYLVERVV
- a CDS encoding ArnT family glycosyltransferase; the protein is MDKVWLAVCAIFLLCLSFRTMDLGTGLTTDEILWIDRAPSFIEAILSHQWDQTYKVPHPGVVTMWLSGISIKIFDGSGFPEKLSFARAPTVMVTSLSIILIFYFIRVLFNTKIALLSATLISLDPFLLAHSRLIHLDAMLTTFMLLCLLSLMSFLKKPRKEFLIMTGIFLGLAILTKMPAIFLLAFMPFVVFFLSNDTMAKSFNYVIFIIILAAMTFFLFWPAMWVSPIDTLMKMAFDQQSGLDIVVKNPHGSGFFLGRIDDGSHGPLFYPVSFLMMETPITLLFLPIFLVMFIKKLFKNGLDYVNKNLIVLCLYIILFAAQMILSLKAFPRYILPVFPVVDIIVAIGMYCFFRVHINKKSVFYLLMSGIILVHLVLIIPISPYFLSYTNPVIFGGPSNAPNMILMGWGEGNDLAANYLNQKPDAQNLTVAVDYYGFDQYFIGKTTSLNESVDFIGGVDYIVFYISALQRNWSMAAWDYYKTKEPEMAIELNGIDYCYIYKTSKQ
- a CDS encoding class I SAM-dependent methyltransferase; translation: MSDYFVPQKSIREYLAENSLLGVHHLIRYKWAVAVLKDMQPKTLIDIACGAGYGSKMIAQALPDSQIIGADYDLNAINYARSAYQAPNLRFILGDLMKWDLGDYDCIISFDTLEHIPHREITLENIVNHCGFMLFSTPCGAPKINFSPDWSAHKIEYNADSLYRFLSRYFKRVIHPELDSFPHKSIFEGIPYLLKMNPLLCLDPSCSCGYSPS
- a CDS encoding SDR family oxidoreductase, translating into MGNSIVVTGGAGFIGSYLVERFINDGHDVLCLDNFDNYYDPAIKRDNVTRFKNKENFTLLKGDILDRDMVHKALNGADCVFHLAAQAGVRASVKDPIKVHEINTMGTLNILQAALDCGVKRLVYASSSSIYGKVKYLPFDESHPRVPVSPYGLSKLMAEEYCRIFSEIYGLETVSLRYFTVYGPRMRPDLAISIFANRALQDLPLEIFGPGEKTRDFTYIDDVVCANALAMKCNRGVFNIGSGHRISVKELAELIIQLTGSRSKIVFREDARGDAQHTWANTDRAKVKLGWSSKVGIEEGLKRYIKWLTTRNSPGAKG
- a CDS encoding class I SAM-dependent methyltransferase; translation: MAGAQSMPHLADGSLVDHLIMVDEFEARDFRWKNLRLLVKEHLDRSLKGEKSSIKILDLGCGTGHLALDLIREGYHVSAADVSKELVNFANRKAQEAGFELNAVQRDIQELLYRDAFDAVVCLDVLEHVGDDRLALANIYQALRSGGIMICAVPALSALYGKRDERIGHYRRYDREVLLQLIKSMGFSICAIRYWNSLGLLMVAIFEKILRREVYEKNRYSQSYLNRSLNALLDRWFGLVENRIHPPLGLTLIAVVRKPSHSPDQRNG